A genomic stretch from Xiphophorus maculatus strain JP 163 A chromosome 16, X_maculatus-5.0-male, whole genome shotgun sequence includes:
- the LOC106699921 gene encoding sterile alpha motif domain-containing protein 9-like isoform X2 yields the protein MEHLEKSPINWTESDVSAWLRSIGVKEQYIKKLHEEEVDGQTLLALTEDFLKTKICMKLGPAHLVIQKRDALLNSQKNKQITRGKRSELEQKKSVEGSQTAEEGSEAPVRDREVSKERQNVQKECVLSSKEDCKPRPFDEDEIDFIYLKHRVLQPESGAFNLISPCHEYKSFATAATLDRTRLQAKFAREVFKFATGCMNIRSNGTIHFGVMDSKENEGYVHGEIIGILIKEKDIFVDALDLSEKSFRSDKEQVLQCVRPPRFIEVMDRESTEKRYVVEVDIVPLLSIVKNRVYTVRLPNFKEATNKLEFEKEVIFRRVGSKTEPVSDKDLGDFYQRVKDRDTQRDEAEKKQFLIAPEICQDLGRKLTMLLTSGKKFITKDKWFILVTNKFKSSDLSNIDWLLNMNVFCVFDFDPDSKISGLCSKYLEHHAANMHFLQSYRMPAGMNIKDFTNHLHLFEQTSWIFCNGRSDFKGNETSCDEMTWIKTKMTFLRESVSLICKQILPKGTFQVIFLLTSPVEKPLLHTFYEFFTDMEGHEDIICICECEKNYHKWQSFAEGSCGKEAVNNSSIVGMKMSHVNATLQHVQTIKAHVRKHLPVFVKGTCLLETQIEEQMYSLEILTVNHCDESTKEFIKEEKENIEQQFYRGGRVTWLNFWLADHKYVEDVIERDAYHETSRLLNDVLKFNADQTPVNCINIYHHPGSGGSTVARQVLWHNRKDLRCAVVKSYPASVVAQHAVELREYEEKDTQMCLPVLLLLEDTEKEYIDDLRNELEVAVNIKQIQYGTLCFILLGCRRSHNPERKCKESPLQNVSVTHKLSDQEKRKFAGKRQTLEERYAPKFILTFVLMSEGFSQDYIQDFVKHLLQDIDQKSVVTHLMHYVALLNTYVQNSFISQSHCEALLALTVHLERFRQHAFESLLSDQAKLVFLHLRDDKTHIESIRIIHPLVAKEILQQLLGGKQTQSRLAMNLLCEKVLFDHRFGREEYLTFLRQLFLRRSRISKGDEVDTFFSPLIEHVCNIEKNPNKAIELLKEAFECFNQDPFFAQQLARLHYTYEKFEEAKHWAETAAKQLPNNSYILDTKGQVYRKWFQAKCKAIENESKPKTPQDTVDAVETALKALECFQECERAANAEMEDVNSNGFFSEVEVGCNLLKLISSLQVFANRTNGHAECMKYLLTDYIPEELDRAWEPFHGRLKKLHKTMQDALEWISEDLSYFQTDIGDEEETLESPEEKISHPLAWLAKKSAEYGKYFSEADSAMLLKKCQPIESKLTPFQKRMIIYHLGGGNIISILSKLADQKDAVRRLEHILTLYPSNPLKAKFTQGDIVNYIAAHISLNCLSLQPQKADPLKELQALCRQFPTDKKKCFPSALFLLTILFWPEDNDTDQERQSKYEIVQSAVEHLEKGYWAKMKDIPQRKRRIYTHFFLGNGNGLDKFVHKRKFDKITKGFSVSEKRLKWFSGEAWKSPEIATMLKRVSGWTEDRVVYLQGPQKKKFNILPLFVPSVPHGNENITFYLGFTFRGPVACNILVKK from the exons aTGG AACACCTTGAGAAGTCACCTATAAACTGGACTGAGTCTGATGTAAGTGCCTGGCTGAGATCGATTGGAGTGAAGGagcaatatataaaaaagctcCATGAAGAGGAAGTAGATGGACAAACCCTGCTTGCTCTGACAgaggactttttaaaaacaaagatttgcaTGAAATTGGGACCTGCTCATTTGGTTATTCAAAAAAGAGATGCATTGCTTAACTCTCAGAAGAACAAACAAATCACTAGAGGCAAAAGGTCTGAGTTGGagcaaaaaaaatcagttgaaGGTTCTCAAACAGCAGAGGAAGGTTCTGAAGCTCCTGTCAGAGACAGAGAAGTTTCTAAAGAGAGACAAAATGTTCAGAAAGAATGTGTGTTGTCTTCAAAGGAGGACTGCAAACCAAGACCGTTTGATGAAGATGAGATTGATTTTATCTACTTAAAGCACAGAGTCCTCCAACCTGAATCAGGGGCTTTCAATTTAATATCTCCTTGCCATGAATACAAGTCTTTTGCTACAGCTGCCACACTGGACCGTACAAGACTCCAAGCAAAGTTTGCCAGGGAAGTTTTTAAATTCGCAACTGGTTGCATGAATATCAGATCAAATGGCACCATACATTTTGGCGTGATGGACAGCAAGGAGAATGAAGGATATGTGCATGGTGAGATAATTGGGATTCTCATAAAAGAAAAGGACATCTTTGTGGATGCTTTGGACCTCAGTGAAAAAAGTTTCCGCTCTGACAAGGAGCAAGTACTTCAGTGTGTGCGGCCGCCAAGGTTCATTGAAGTTATGGATCGAGAAAGTACAGAAAAGAGATATGTGGTGGAGGTAGACATTGTGCCTTTACTAAGCATTGTGAAGAATAGGGTGTATACAGTGCGCCTGCCAAATTTTAAAGAGGCGACCAACAAATTAGAGTTTGAGAAAGAAGTGATTTTTCGAAGGGTTGGCTCAAAGACTGAGCCGGTGAGTGACAAAGACTTAGGGGATTTCTACCAGAGAGTCAAGGATCGGGACACTCAAAGAGACGAAGCAGAGAAAAAGCAGTTTCTCATTGCTCCAGAGATCTGCCAAGATCTTGGAAGGAAGCTCACAATGCTCCTGACAAGTGGAAAGAAATTCATCACAAAAGACAAATGGTTCATACTAGTcacaaacaaattcaaatcCAGCGATCTCAGTAATATCGACTGGCTGCTCAACATGAATGTGTTCTGTGTATTTGACTTTGACCCAGATTCAAAGATATCAGGTCTGTGCAGCAAGTACCTTGAGCACCATGCTGCAAACATGCATTTTCTGCAGAGCTACAGAATGCCTGCTGGCATGAACATAAAGGATTTCACCAACCACCTGCATCTGTTTGAGCAGACTAGCTGGATCTTTTGCAATGGCCGCTCCGATTTCAAAGGGAATGAAACGTCATGTGATGAAATGACCTGGATCAAGACAAAAATGACTTTCCTGCGGGAATCTGTGTCTCTAATCTGTAAACAAATCCTCCCAAAAGGGACatttcaagtcatttttctGCTAACATCCCCTGTAGAAAAGCCACTCCTGCACACGTTTTATGAGTTTTTCACAGACATGGAAGGTCATGAGGACATAATCTGTATCTGTGAATGTGAAAAGAACTACCACAAGTGGCAAAGCTTTGCAGAGGGTTCCTGTGGAAAAGAAGCTGTTAACAACTCGAGCATTGTTGGGATGAAGATGAGTCATGTTAATGCAACCTTGCAGCATGTACAGACCATCAAAGCACACGTCAGGAAACACCTGCCTGTCTTTGTGAAAGGGACATGTCTTCTTGAAACACAGATAGAAGAGCAAATGTACTCCCTGGAAATTCTCACCGTTAACCATTGTGATGAAAGCACCAAAGAATTCATcaaggaggagaaagaaaacattgaacAGCAGTTTTACCGAGGTGGGAGAGTCACCTGGCTCAATTTCTGGCTTGCTGACCACAAGTATGTTGAAGACGTAATTGAAAGAGATGCTTACCATGAGACATCCCGACTTCTTAATGATGTCTTGAAATTCAATGCTGATCAAACTCCTGTAAACTGTATAAACATTTACCATCACCCAGGAAGTGGTGGTAGCACTGTGGCAAGACAGGTGTTGTGGCACAACAGAAAGGATCTGAGATGTGCAGTTGTGAAGTCTTACCCAGCCTCTGTTGTTGCTCAGCATGCTGTAGAGCTAAGAgaatatgaagaaaaagataCACAGATGTGCCTCCCTGTGCTGCTTCTTCTTGAAGACACTGAGAAGGAATATATAGATGATCTGAGGAATGAACTGGAGGTTGCTGTGAACATTAAGCAAATCCAATATGGAACCCTTTGTTTCATCTTGTTGGGCTGCAGACGTTCCCACAATCCAGAGAGGAAATGCAAAGAGTCTCCGCTACAGAATGTGTCTGTAACCCACAAACTGTCTGATCAGGAAAAGAGAAAGTTTGCTGGTAAACGACAAACTCTCGAGGAACGCTATGCACCTAagttcattttaacatttgttttgatgagTGAAGGATTCTCCCAGGATTACATTCAAGActttgtgaaacatttacttCAGGATATTGATCAAAAATCTGTTGTGACTCATCTCATGCATTATGTTGCTTTGCTGAACACTTATGTTCAAAACTCTTTCATCTCTCAGTCTCATTGTGAAGCTTTGCTTGCCTTAACCGTTCACCTAGAGAGGTTCCGTCAGCATGCATTTGAGAGTTTACTCAGTGATCAGGCCAAGCTGGTGTTCTTGCACCTCAGAGATGACAAGACGCACATTGAATCAATCAGAATCATCCACCCCCTTGTTGCAAAAGAAATTCTGCAACAACTTCTGGGGGGCAAACAGACCCAAAGCAGACTGGCAATGAATTTGCTCTGCGAGAAGGTGCTGTTTGACCACCGATTTGGAAGGGAGGagtatttgacatttttgagacAGCTCTTCCTAAGGCGGTCCAGAATCAGTAAAGGGGATGAAGTTGATACTTTCTTCTCTCCCCTTATTGAGCATGTGTGTAACATTGAGAAAAACCCCAACAAAGCAATTGAGTTGTTAAAAGAAGCCTTCGAGTGTTTCAATCAAGATCCGTTCTTTGCACAACAGCTTGCTCGACTTCATTACACCTACGAGAAGTTTGAAGAGGCAAAACACTGGGCGGAGACAGCAGCTAAGCAGCTGCCCAATAACTCATACATACTAGACACAAAAGGGcaggtgtacagaaaatggttCCAAGCAAAATGCAAAGCAATAGAAAATGAGAGCAAACCAAAGACGCCCCAAGACACAGTGGATGCAGTGGAGACCGCCCTGAAAGCTCTTGAGTGCTTTCAAGAATgtgagagggcagccaatgcaGAGATGGAAGATGTTAATAGCAAtggttttttttctgaggtCGAAGTTGGGTGCAACCTACTCAAACTGATCTCCTCTCTTCAAGTGTTTGCAAACAGAACCAATGGCCACGCTGAATGTATGAAGTACTTGTTAACAGATTACATCCCAGAGGAACTCGACCGTGCCTGGGAACCATTTCATGGCCGTTTGAAGAAACTTCACAAAACAATGCAAGATGCCCTGGAATGGATTTCAGAGGACCTCAGCTACTTCCAGACAGACATTGGAGATGAAGAGGAGACTCTTGAGAGTCCTGAAGAAAAGATAAGTCATCCACTCGCATGGCTGGCAAAGAAATCTGCTGAATATGGCAAGTACTTCAGTGAAGCAGATTCTGCTATGCTTCTGAAAAAATGCCAGCCGATTGAAAGCAAACTTACACCTTTTCAGAAACGCATGATTATCTATCATCTTGGTGGAGGGAACATAATATCGATCCTTTCAAAACTAGCTGACCAAAAGGATGCAGTACGTCGTTTGGAGCATATCCTTACTCTATATCCCAGCAACCCATTAAAGGCCAAATTTACACAAGGGGATATTGTCAATTACATAGCAGCACACATTTCCCTAAACTGTCTGTCCCTTCAACCACAAAAAGCAGACCCGCTGAAAGAGCTACAAGCTCTTTGTCGCCAATTTCCAactgataaaaagaaatgttttccaagTGCCTTGTTCTTGCTTACCATACTGTTCTGGCCTGAGGATAATGATACAGACCAAGAGAGACAAAGCAAATATGAGATTGTGCAGTCGGCAGTTGAGCACCTTGAAAAAGGCTACTGGGCCAAGATGAAAGACATTCCCCAGCGGAAAAGAAGAATCTACACCCATTTTTTCCTGGGAAACGGGAATGGGCTGGATAAATTTGTCCACAAGAGAAAGTTTGACAAAATCACAAAGGGGTTCTCGGTCTCTGAGAAGCGCCTGAAGTGGTTCAGCGGTGAGGCATGGAAAAGTCCCGAAATTGCCACCATGCTGAAACGTGTTTCTGGATGGACGGAGGACAGGGTGGTGTACCTTCAGGGtccccagaaaaaaaagtttaatatccTCCCTCTCTTTGTGCCTTCGGTGCCTCATGGTAATGAAAACATTACCTTCTACCTGGGATTCACCTTTAGAGGTCCCGTTGCATGCAACATTCTTGTCAAAAAGTAG
- the LOC106699921 gene encoding sterile alpha motif domain-containing protein 9-like isoform X1: protein MAEHLEKSPINWTESDVSAWLRSIGVKEQYIKKLHEEEVDGQTLLALTEDFLKTKICMKLGPAHLVIQKRDALLNSQKNKQITRGKRSELEQKKSVEGSQTAEEGSEAPVRDREVSKERQNVQKECVLSSKEDCKPRPFDEDEIDFIYLKHRVLQPESGAFNLISPCHEYKSFATAATLDRTRLQAKFAREVFKFATGCMNIRSNGTIHFGVMDSKENEGYVHGEIIGILIKEKDIFVDALDLSEKSFRSDKEQVLQCVRPPRFIEVMDRESTEKRYVVEVDIVPLLSIVKNRVYTVRLPNFKEATNKLEFEKEVIFRRVGSKTEPVSDKDLGDFYQRVKDRDTQRDEAEKKQFLIAPEICQDLGRKLTMLLTSGKKFITKDKWFILVTNKFKSSDLSNIDWLLNMNVFCVFDFDPDSKISGLCSKYLEHHAANMHFLQSYRMPAGMNIKDFTNHLHLFEQTSWIFCNGRSDFKGNETSCDEMTWIKTKMTFLRESVSLICKQILPKGTFQVIFLLTSPVEKPLLHTFYEFFTDMEGHEDIICICECEKNYHKWQSFAEGSCGKEAVNNSSIVGMKMSHVNATLQHVQTIKAHVRKHLPVFVKGTCLLETQIEEQMYSLEILTVNHCDESTKEFIKEEKENIEQQFYRGGRVTWLNFWLADHKYVEDVIERDAYHETSRLLNDVLKFNADQTPVNCINIYHHPGSGGSTVARQVLWHNRKDLRCAVVKSYPASVVAQHAVELREYEEKDTQMCLPVLLLLEDTEKEYIDDLRNELEVAVNIKQIQYGTLCFILLGCRRSHNPERKCKESPLQNVSVTHKLSDQEKRKFAGKRQTLEERYAPKFILTFVLMSEGFSQDYIQDFVKHLLQDIDQKSVVTHLMHYVALLNTYVQNSFISQSHCEALLALTVHLERFRQHAFESLLSDQAKLVFLHLRDDKTHIESIRIIHPLVAKEILQQLLGGKQTQSRLAMNLLCEKVLFDHRFGREEYLTFLRQLFLRRSRISKGDEVDTFFSPLIEHVCNIEKNPNKAIELLKEAFECFNQDPFFAQQLARLHYTYEKFEEAKHWAETAAKQLPNNSYILDTKGQVYRKWFQAKCKAIENESKPKTPQDTVDAVETALKALECFQECERAANAEMEDVNSNGFFSEVEVGCNLLKLISSLQVFANRTNGHAECMKYLLTDYIPEELDRAWEPFHGRLKKLHKTMQDALEWISEDLSYFQTDIGDEEETLESPEEKISHPLAWLAKKSAEYGKYFSEADSAMLLKKCQPIESKLTPFQKRMIIYHLGGGNIISILSKLADQKDAVRRLEHILTLYPSNPLKAKFTQGDIVNYIAAHISLNCLSLQPQKADPLKELQALCRQFPTDKKKCFPSALFLLTILFWPEDNDTDQERQSKYEIVQSAVEHLEKGYWAKMKDIPQRKRRIYTHFFLGNGNGLDKFVHKRKFDKITKGFSVSEKRLKWFSGEAWKSPEIATMLKRVSGWTEDRVVYLQGPQKKKFNILPLFVPSVPHGNENITFYLGFTFRGPVACNILVKK from the exons aTGG CAGAACACCTTGAGAAGTCACCTATAAACTGGACTGAGTCTGATGTAAGTGCCTGGCTGAGATCGATTGGAGTGAAGGagcaatatataaaaaagctcCATGAAGAGGAAGTAGATGGACAAACCCTGCTTGCTCTGACAgaggactttttaaaaacaaagatttgcaTGAAATTGGGACCTGCTCATTTGGTTATTCAAAAAAGAGATGCATTGCTTAACTCTCAGAAGAACAAACAAATCACTAGAGGCAAAAGGTCTGAGTTGGagcaaaaaaaatcagttgaaGGTTCTCAAACAGCAGAGGAAGGTTCTGAAGCTCCTGTCAGAGACAGAGAAGTTTCTAAAGAGAGACAAAATGTTCAGAAAGAATGTGTGTTGTCTTCAAAGGAGGACTGCAAACCAAGACCGTTTGATGAAGATGAGATTGATTTTATCTACTTAAAGCACAGAGTCCTCCAACCTGAATCAGGGGCTTTCAATTTAATATCTCCTTGCCATGAATACAAGTCTTTTGCTACAGCTGCCACACTGGACCGTACAAGACTCCAAGCAAAGTTTGCCAGGGAAGTTTTTAAATTCGCAACTGGTTGCATGAATATCAGATCAAATGGCACCATACATTTTGGCGTGATGGACAGCAAGGAGAATGAAGGATATGTGCATGGTGAGATAATTGGGATTCTCATAAAAGAAAAGGACATCTTTGTGGATGCTTTGGACCTCAGTGAAAAAAGTTTCCGCTCTGACAAGGAGCAAGTACTTCAGTGTGTGCGGCCGCCAAGGTTCATTGAAGTTATGGATCGAGAAAGTACAGAAAAGAGATATGTGGTGGAGGTAGACATTGTGCCTTTACTAAGCATTGTGAAGAATAGGGTGTATACAGTGCGCCTGCCAAATTTTAAAGAGGCGACCAACAAATTAGAGTTTGAGAAAGAAGTGATTTTTCGAAGGGTTGGCTCAAAGACTGAGCCGGTGAGTGACAAAGACTTAGGGGATTTCTACCAGAGAGTCAAGGATCGGGACACTCAAAGAGACGAAGCAGAGAAAAAGCAGTTTCTCATTGCTCCAGAGATCTGCCAAGATCTTGGAAGGAAGCTCACAATGCTCCTGACAAGTGGAAAGAAATTCATCACAAAAGACAAATGGTTCATACTAGTcacaaacaaattcaaatcCAGCGATCTCAGTAATATCGACTGGCTGCTCAACATGAATGTGTTCTGTGTATTTGACTTTGACCCAGATTCAAAGATATCAGGTCTGTGCAGCAAGTACCTTGAGCACCATGCTGCAAACATGCATTTTCTGCAGAGCTACAGAATGCCTGCTGGCATGAACATAAAGGATTTCACCAACCACCTGCATCTGTTTGAGCAGACTAGCTGGATCTTTTGCAATGGCCGCTCCGATTTCAAAGGGAATGAAACGTCATGTGATGAAATGACCTGGATCAAGACAAAAATGACTTTCCTGCGGGAATCTGTGTCTCTAATCTGTAAACAAATCCTCCCAAAAGGGACatttcaagtcatttttctGCTAACATCCCCTGTAGAAAAGCCACTCCTGCACACGTTTTATGAGTTTTTCACAGACATGGAAGGTCATGAGGACATAATCTGTATCTGTGAATGTGAAAAGAACTACCACAAGTGGCAAAGCTTTGCAGAGGGTTCCTGTGGAAAAGAAGCTGTTAACAACTCGAGCATTGTTGGGATGAAGATGAGTCATGTTAATGCAACCTTGCAGCATGTACAGACCATCAAAGCACACGTCAGGAAACACCTGCCTGTCTTTGTGAAAGGGACATGTCTTCTTGAAACACAGATAGAAGAGCAAATGTACTCCCTGGAAATTCTCACCGTTAACCATTGTGATGAAAGCACCAAAGAATTCATcaaggaggagaaagaaaacattgaacAGCAGTTTTACCGAGGTGGGAGAGTCACCTGGCTCAATTTCTGGCTTGCTGACCACAAGTATGTTGAAGACGTAATTGAAAGAGATGCTTACCATGAGACATCCCGACTTCTTAATGATGTCTTGAAATTCAATGCTGATCAAACTCCTGTAAACTGTATAAACATTTACCATCACCCAGGAAGTGGTGGTAGCACTGTGGCAAGACAGGTGTTGTGGCACAACAGAAAGGATCTGAGATGTGCAGTTGTGAAGTCTTACCCAGCCTCTGTTGTTGCTCAGCATGCTGTAGAGCTAAGAgaatatgaagaaaaagataCACAGATGTGCCTCCCTGTGCTGCTTCTTCTTGAAGACACTGAGAAGGAATATATAGATGATCTGAGGAATGAACTGGAGGTTGCTGTGAACATTAAGCAAATCCAATATGGAACCCTTTGTTTCATCTTGTTGGGCTGCAGACGTTCCCACAATCCAGAGAGGAAATGCAAAGAGTCTCCGCTACAGAATGTGTCTGTAACCCACAAACTGTCTGATCAGGAAAAGAGAAAGTTTGCTGGTAAACGACAAACTCTCGAGGAACGCTATGCACCTAagttcattttaacatttgttttgatgagTGAAGGATTCTCCCAGGATTACATTCAAGActttgtgaaacatttacttCAGGATATTGATCAAAAATCTGTTGTGACTCATCTCATGCATTATGTTGCTTTGCTGAACACTTATGTTCAAAACTCTTTCATCTCTCAGTCTCATTGTGAAGCTTTGCTTGCCTTAACCGTTCACCTAGAGAGGTTCCGTCAGCATGCATTTGAGAGTTTACTCAGTGATCAGGCCAAGCTGGTGTTCTTGCACCTCAGAGATGACAAGACGCACATTGAATCAATCAGAATCATCCACCCCCTTGTTGCAAAAGAAATTCTGCAACAACTTCTGGGGGGCAAACAGACCCAAAGCAGACTGGCAATGAATTTGCTCTGCGAGAAGGTGCTGTTTGACCACCGATTTGGAAGGGAGGagtatttgacatttttgagacAGCTCTTCCTAAGGCGGTCCAGAATCAGTAAAGGGGATGAAGTTGATACTTTCTTCTCTCCCCTTATTGAGCATGTGTGTAACATTGAGAAAAACCCCAACAAAGCAATTGAGTTGTTAAAAGAAGCCTTCGAGTGTTTCAATCAAGATCCGTTCTTTGCACAACAGCTTGCTCGACTTCATTACACCTACGAGAAGTTTGAAGAGGCAAAACACTGGGCGGAGACAGCAGCTAAGCAGCTGCCCAATAACTCATACATACTAGACACAAAAGGGcaggtgtacagaaaatggttCCAAGCAAAATGCAAAGCAATAGAAAATGAGAGCAAACCAAAGACGCCCCAAGACACAGTGGATGCAGTGGAGACCGCCCTGAAAGCTCTTGAGTGCTTTCAAGAATgtgagagggcagccaatgcaGAGATGGAAGATGTTAATAGCAAtggttttttttctgaggtCGAAGTTGGGTGCAACCTACTCAAACTGATCTCCTCTCTTCAAGTGTTTGCAAACAGAACCAATGGCCACGCTGAATGTATGAAGTACTTGTTAACAGATTACATCCCAGAGGAACTCGACCGTGCCTGGGAACCATTTCATGGCCGTTTGAAGAAACTTCACAAAACAATGCAAGATGCCCTGGAATGGATTTCAGAGGACCTCAGCTACTTCCAGACAGACATTGGAGATGAAGAGGAGACTCTTGAGAGTCCTGAAGAAAAGATAAGTCATCCACTCGCATGGCTGGCAAAGAAATCTGCTGAATATGGCAAGTACTTCAGTGAAGCAGATTCTGCTATGCTTCTGAAAAAATGCCAGCCGATTGAAAGCAAACTTACACCTTTTCAGAAACGCATGATTATCTATCATCTTGGTGGAGGGAACATAATATCGATCCTTTCAAAACTAGCTGACCAAAAGGATGCAGTACGTCGTTTGGAGCATATCCTTACTCTATATCCCAGCAACCCATTAAAGGCCAAATTTACACAAGGGGATATTGTCAATTACATAGCAGCACACATTTCCCTAAACTGTCTGTCCCTTCAACCACAAAAAGCAGACCCGCTGAAAGAGCTACAAGCTCTTTGTCGCCAATTTCCAactgataaaaagaaatgttttccaagTGCCTTGTTCTTGCTTACCATACTGTTCTGGCCTGAGGATAATGATACAGACCAAGAGAGACAAAGCAAATATGAGATTGTGCAGTCGGCAGTTGAGCACCTTGAAAAAGGCTACTGGGCCAAGATGAAAGACATTCCCCAGCGGAAAAGAAGAATCTACACCCATTTTTTCCTGGGAAACGGGAATGGGCTGGATAAATTTGTCCACAAGAGAAAGTTTGACAAAATCACAAAGGGGTTCTCGGTCTCTGAGAAGCGCCTGAAGTGGTTCAGCGGTGAGGCATGGAAAAGTCCCGAAATTGCCACCATGCTGAAACGTGTTTCTGGATGGACGGAGGACAGGGTGGTGTACCTTCAGGGtccccagaaaaaaaagtttaatatccTCCCTCTCTTTGTGCCTTCGGTGCCTCATGGTAATGAAAACATTACCTTCTACCTGGGATTCACCTTTAGAGGTCCCGTTGCATGCAACATTCTTGTCAAAAAGTAG